GTGCGCTCCCGCCGACCGACCACAAGGCGAGGTTGTTAAAGAGAAAGTGCCCGGCAGCCTTGTGGCTAAAGACGGACGTAAGCAGCGTCACCACGCGCCCGGACGATGGGCGATGTGTCATGCAGCGCTGCATCcacgcggccgtgccgaggcgcggcgccgcgagccACGCGAGGAACACGCCGGCATtcagcgcgacgaccggcACAGCAGCGCGCTTGTACGCGGGCTGGTCCGCGTACcactcggcggcgctcatGCTCATGCGCAGAATGGGGCTTCGCACGATCTCGGGAAGGAATTTCGTgttgcgcgcgagccacgcaaggcggcggttcgcctgcgccacgaggtcgtcctcggcggcgtcgctcaGGCGTTGTGTGTCGTACTGATCCGCAAACATGGACGTGATCGGCGCAAAGAAGCGTGCAGACGGGTTCTGTGCGAGGCACTCGGTCTTGGACACGGaccatgcggcgcaccccAAAAAGCtcaccgccgcgacgctgccgacgaAGCCGAGTGCGCGGCCGATCGGCGGCTTGACGACTACGTCGCCGGTttgcgtgcgcggcggtgcaACGACACGTCGCAGCTCCTCGTACTCTTTTGGAtcagcacggcgcggcgcgaggcgcggccgcacccagagccgcgcgagcggcggcgcgctaTGAAATCTTCGTACGCCGTACATTGAGGACGCAGACGTCCGTGCATCGGGCCCGATCGTATCGGGCAATGGCGCAATCGTTAGATAACCGGGCGAGCTTAAAGTCCGTTGCGACCGTCGTGCATGCTAGGGAGCTTGGGAAAGCGCACTAGCCGTCGCTTGTTTCCGAATATGAGTACACTTACCAAGCCTACACGTTTCCTCGATCTCCCATCGTCGCGTGTCAAGCCCGAACTGGGCCGTGGCACGGACGTGTGGTCGTTCTTTAACCCCCTCGTCTTTCCCAAGGCGGTGAACCTCGGCCAGGGGTTCATGAATTGGAAGCCGCCAGCGTTTGTACTGGACGAAGTCTTGAaggagctgcacgagcgcaccgaTCTGCACCACTATTCGCACCCCAAGGGCCGCCCTcgcctgcgtgccgcggtgcaggcggcgTACTCTGCCTCGTTCCACAAGCCCCGCGCGGAGGTCGATCTGAGCAAAGGCGAGATTGCTGTGGACGATAAAGGGTTCCCCTTGCAGCGTCCTGACCTCGGCGTGCCCCTCGATGTGGAGCGCGAGATCGCCGTCACGGCCGGTGCGAACGAGGCGATGTACTCGATCATGTGTGGGTTCCTCGAGGAAGGCGACGAGGTCGTCCTCTTTGAGCCTTTCTTTGACCAGTACGTGTGCGAAGTGTCGTACAACGGCGGTGTGCCGGTCTATGTGCCGATGCTCCCCTCCAAGAGCAAGGAGCGCGTGGTGTCTGCGAACGAGTGGACCTTTGACTgggagctcctcgagcaaAAGCTCGCGAGTCCCAAAGCCAAGGCGCTCTTTCTCAACACGCCGCACAACCCCATCGGCAAGGTGTGCACGCtggaggagctgcagcgtctcgcgcagTTGTGCATCAAGTACGATATTCTCGTGGTCTCAGACGAAGTCTACGACTGCCTGACCTACGACGGCCACGAGCACATTCGCATTGCTTCGCTCGAGGGCATGTGGGAGCGCACCATCACCGTCGGGAGCGCGGGCAAGACCTTTTCGTGCACCGGCTGGCGTGTCGGCTGGATGATCGGGCCGCCGCACCTGATCGCGCCTGCCTTTGCAGCCCACGTCCGCATCACCTTTTCGGTCAACTCCGGCTCGCAGGAAGGCGCGGCGATCGGGCTTgagcaggccaaggccaacGACTTTTTCCCGacgcaggtgcgcgagtACGAgtcgcgccgtgccgagctgctcgagacgctcgacgcgctcaacTTCACGTACACGCTCCCCCACGGCTCCTACTTTGTGTTGGTCGACGCGTCGTCCATCCAGATCCCTGCCGACTTCGAGTTCCCCGACGAGGTCCTGAAAAAACCGCGCGACTACCACATGTGCTGGTTCGTTGCCAAGGTATGTGACGTGGTCTCGATCCCCGTCACCGCATTCTACTCGGACGaaggcgcgcacgtcggcgagcggtaCATTCGCTTTGCGTTTTGCAAAGACAACCAAATTGTGGAGGCGGGGCGTCGACTGCAACAGGTACGTAATCCCCCGATGTTTCCTTGCTTACAGGTCAGTTACGCCCGCATCTGCATGCCTGAGTGCCCCACTCGTAGAAGCTTACGTTATCTGCACACCTCCCCATAAAGTGCGGAGGCGAACGAAAAGAACCTAGTACTCCCCCCGACGTGTGTGCGATGGCACGACCttcgagcgacgtgccaAGCCGTTCGCGGCGCCATCGCCACTCACGTTCGAGTGTAGACGGTTTTTCTGATGCGTCCAACACATATTCGCGGCCGCATAGCCGCGTTTCGGACGTGTTCCTGGATGCGGAAGACGAAAGCGAGCTCGGACACTCTCGCGCCGGAtcgcgcgccggacgccgtCACAGCCGGCTAGGCCGCGAGagcagcttgcgccgcagcaagTCGTTGCAGCGCAGCTCTATTATTCCGGATGATGCCGCGTATGCCAACCAATACAACGACTCGGAAGCACACTATacctcggccgccgaaGACGCGCGTCCTTCctcgcgtgccgcgcacacGTCTGCCGAccgccagcgcgagctcgcgaaTGACGTCGTGGGCCTTCCGCAGCGCTCCAAGAGTACCAGGGAGGACAAGCCGCGGAGAAGCAAGCGGGtcaccgacgaggagcgctcCCGCCGCCATCGCACCGAgtcctcgcgccgctcccgTGCGCCCGAGGACAGGccccgccgctcgcgtgcACCGGAGGACacgccccgccgccgccgtccggTCGACGATAGCGCGTTGACGCAGACGCCAAagagcacgcgccgcgtccgccgcaGCAAGTCGGAGGCGTTCTttgacgcgccgctcgacaagGGCCCCCGCCGCCCCGAGAGCCGCCAAGCCCCGGAGCGTCTGCAAGAAGCGCTTCCTGTGcaagagcgccgccgcgagccgccgctgcgtgaggCGCCGCGTGACGCGCCCTCGATGATCTCGCCGCCGatgtcgacgagcggctcTGCATTTacgggccgccgcctctttGGCGGCCTGCCGTTCCTGAACcgcagcggcacgtcgagcgggGCTGCGACGCCCCGTGGCCCGGCCGACGATGTCAAGGCGCGTCTGGAGCAGGACCGCGCCGATGCCAaggcgcgtgctgcgcaggaGAAGGCCGATACCAAGGTGCGCTCGATCCAAGAGCGCAATGAGGCCAGGGACCGCCTTGCTcgcgaaaagagcgaggCGCAAAGCCGCTCGATGCAGACCAAGagcgaggccaaggagcgcgtcgctgccgccaaggccgaggcaaAAGAagcggctgcgcgccgcaaggccgaggctaaggagcaggccgctgccgcgcagATGCAAAAGAAGGAGGCGGCCGAGAttgtgcgccagcgcaaggccgacgagaaagagcgccgtgccACCGAAAAAAAGGATGCCAAAGCGGCGatcgtgcgccagcgcgagctgcaggctACCGAGGCGATTgcggcctcgcgcgaaAAAGAGCGTATGCGTGAGCTGTCCGAGATGGACCGCAAGCAAAAGC
The Malassezia japonica chromosome 2, complete sequence genome window above contains:
- a CDS encoding rhomboid protease (COG:T; EggNog:ENOG503P4P6; MEROPS:MER0015473; TransMembrane:7 (i58-78o163-181i219-239o259-280i327-346o352-375i382-401o)), giving the protein MYGVRRFHSAPPLARLWVRPRLAPRRADPKEYEELRRVVAPPRTQTGDVVVKPPIGRALGFVGSVAAVSFLGCAAWSVSKTECLAQNPSARFFAPITSMFADQYDTQRLSDAAEDDLVAQANRRLAWLARNTKFLPEIVRSPILRMSMSAAEWYADQPAYKRAAVPVVALNAGVFLAWLAAPRLGTAAWMQRCMTHRPSSGRVVTLLTSVFSHKAAGHFLFNNLALWSVGGSALSTLALQQAWESRKASVPDASPLPQFLAFFVTAGAFASLTSHLVTAGRWRMAVQRIKDASRMLHRAASSQRPQLGAQIRAATAELMQLAQRASLGASGAIYAAFVLSACAYPQASLSIIFLPFTAIPIQWGMAGLVLVDILGIVRGWRLFDHVAHLGGALFGLLYYLYGSAVWNASKRFAAQFRHGKPAPQYG
- a CDS encoding uncharacterized protein (COG:U; BUSCO:EOG09262DKA; EggNog:ENOG503P1RB) produces the protein MSTLTKPTRFLDLPSSRVKPELGRGTDVWSFFNPLVFPKAVNLGQGFMNWKPPAFVLDEVLKELHERTDLHHYSHPKGRPRLRAAVQAAYSASFHKPRAEVDLSKGEIAVDDKGFPLQRPDLGVPLDVEREIAVTAGANEAMYSIMCGFLEEGDEVVLFEPFFDQYVCEVSYNGGVPVYVPMLPSKSKERVVSANEWTFDWELLEQKLASPKAKALFLNTPHNPIGKVCTLEELQRLAQLCIKYDILVVSDEVYDCLTYDGHEHIRIASLEGMWERTITVGSAGKTFSCTGWRVGWMIGPPHLIAPAFAAHVRITFSVNSGSQEGAAIGLEQAKANDFFPTQVREYESRRAELLETLDALNFTYTLPHGSYFVLVDASSIQIPADFEFPDEVLKKPRDYHMCWFVAKVCDVVSIPVTAFYSDEGAHVGERYIRFAFCKDNQIVEAGRRLQQKLTRLGRESSLRRSKSLQRSSIIPDDAAYANQYNDSEAHYTSAAEDARPSSRAAHTSADRQRELANDVVGLPQRSKSTREDKPRRSKRVTDEERSRRHRTESSRRSRAPEDRPRRSRAPEDTPRRRRPVDDSALTQTPKSTRRVRRSKSEAFFDAPLDKGPRRPESRQAPERLQEALPVQERRREPPLREAPRDAPSMISPPMSTSGSAFTGRRLFGGLPFLNRSGTSSGAATPRGPADDVKARLEQDRADAKARAAQEKADTKVRSIQERNEARDRLAREKSEAQSRSMQTKSEAKERVAAAKAEAKEAAARRKAEAKEQAAAAQMQKKEAAEIVRQRKADEKERRATEKKDAKAAIVRQRELQATEAIAASREKERMRELSEMDRKQKRLLSVTPFRRRMGAEVSLTPIQRHGLLKSLVMMQMQQEFLDFGRPGILTQYGFPFASDSSEVQKRRRMQLALFSRKKSDGGAMNKDAVDALHEPLILRHMYQVHLRQFPGLRDASLAFWRKRIQRLNDAFTSCSMSTSRERSEYVLTHMLSLVGTQYLGLFFARGVGVRGPDEERGPGIGEPGSEQWGVGKHWGAGTVKRGLDKPYELNANDLELINSLFRGEDQDVWIAAGRESRRVQKDWAAFKEQIIEQETGMEEIIEYLTVSNVNNLPPHLQNTEEWVRIHVAQVMRWLFVESPAADDLFNFVRVVHMLFPYWPARQILKIANAQIMIQMMLSLLLAQPGGTKSLFQRIVGFVVSRGISSIQREYIEPIRKELNDPALVQKIEAYVRHKSNHETDRMEAESKRTGNDMLTTILLSSTEPRLDAGMRDYVMDLQRAYAASPYRSKPDLAYPSTTPRGKDKPPIPGWGVSVGDASKARMFALLKLLLRESLNKRDREQFSSLLSTSLVPDILRDGLNIVFYDAIHAIASVANMSDRLGDLQKLIEDMINVRKNTDNAPERWTDLANKHHEFIYFFAHECAPVAKPVWEWCQNACDYMSLSTTDPVNPADRSAENIEVNLDEMMQDERLSSADVDGILDEMEQLEQWSRWQKIRRELEFRKTFLLSLTPAASGLWRESLPSTTMKDAVADVDGLMQDLIEAEDIPLDDGKCDAVRGSERGNLPWAFFDKEDPLGQGILAEPDSAEHRVLKPRADVQPPELHHTRKLLPMFRELLVTKLPDWLDADVNGEPIPQPKSLVQSSSKLLKQRSKFLPN